TGCCCGAGGGGCTGTCATCCGCCAGAACTCAGACCCCACCTCGGAAGGGCCTGGCCCTAGCCCCAACCCCCCAACCTGGGTCCAGCCAAATAATGAGGCCCCACCCAAGGTGAGGCAGTCTGGGAAATAGCGGGGTggaggcaggggggtggggtaaAGGCGGCAGAAGAGAAGGGCAGGCAAGGTGGAGATGCCCCGCCTCTGGTCTGGGGAGGGGGTGTCACGCTGACCctcgtggtggggggtgggggtagggacatGCCCAGGTGTCTGCGAGCCCCTGGGTGAGGACCCCAGCTTCCCAGGCGCAGGAAGCATATGAGAttaggtgcagggagggaggcagcCTGTGTAGTCAGGGCAGGCCTACTGACCTGCCTTTGCCTGCCCCCTCAGGTGCCTCAGCGGACCTCCTCCATCGCCACTGCCCTTAACACCAGTGGGgccggggcgccccggccagcacAGGCCATCCGAGCCAGGTAACTCCAGGGTGCctttgggtggcagcctagggagtgggagggtgtggggggagcTCACCAGGTCACCCACTTAGGGGTGGGATGCCCCAACCCAGTCCCCTCAGCCACTCCCCGCCCCGCCCGGCCCCCTGTGCTCCCTCCACAGACCACGCAGCAACTCCGCCTGGCAAATCCACCTGCAAAGGCGGGCCGAGCGGGGGGGCCCCCAGCCTCCAGGGCCCCCTGTTCAGCCCCCTGGCCCGCCCAGCGCCTGTAGGTAATGGAGTTGTTCCACGCCCGCCCTGCTCCTCACTCTACCACCTGCTTTTCCTGGTGATGGTTCCCTCTGCGCGCAGCTCAGCACTCAGGCTGAAGCCCCGGCCCCCCTGACCCCGAGTCTGCCCCCCACAGTAACCCTGACCTCAGGAGGAGCGACCCTGGCTGGGAGCGCTCGGACAGCATCCTCCCTGCCTCGCACAGCCACCTCCCCCAGGCTGGCTCCCTGGAGCGGAACCGTGTGGGGGGTGAGTGAGCCCCGCAGGGTCTGGGCATTCTGGGGAGTGATGGGGACCCGGGTGGGCACATGGCACGCACCTGCTTGGACtcaggaccacagggccagccaagGGTGACCTGAGGCCTGGCCTTTAGGTGTCGGtaacccttcctctcccctcttcccccagccGCCTCCAAACTGGACACCTCCCCCGTGCTCTCccctgggagcaaagccaagcccgaTGACCACCGCTCCCGACCCGGCCGGCCCGCAGTGAGTCCCTGCGCCAGGCTAGGCAGAATGGGACTGGGGGCTGgcaggtggtggggtggggtatgCACACATTAACCTGGTGGAGAAAGGGCTGGGAGAGCGGGGCTAGCACTTCTCAAGAGTACTAACCTCTCTCCTGTCTCTCCCCCTGCGGCCCCTCCCAGAGCTATAAGCGAGCTATTGGCGAGGTTAGTGCTGGGTCCCTGCTTGCAGGGGCCTCTCTTGTCCACCTGCCCGGCTGCTGCTCACGGGGTTCTGCAGCCCTGTGCCCAGAGTCCTCCCCCCCTCTCGTGCCCTGCACAGGACTTTGTGCTGCTGAAGGAGCGGACCCTGGACGAGGTCCCCCGGCCCCCCAAGAAGGCCATGGACTACTCGTCGTCCAGTGAGGAGGTGGACAGCAGTGAGGACGAAGAGGAGGAGGGTGATGGCGAGCCCTCCGAGGGGAGCAGGGACACCCCCGGGGCCCGGTATGTGTCAATCCCGCCGAGGGATGGTGGCGCGTGGGGGCAGTCTGAGGGAGCCTGCTTCTGCCGGAGAGTTGGAGAGTGGGGAGCCCGCTGGCCagaccctcctccctcctcaggtGTGTCCGCGCAGCCAGCCTTCCCTAAGTGCCCAGTACAGGCAGCTGCAGGGGCCCGTGGCGCCCTCCTTGTGGACTGAGCAGCGACGACACACGTCGCCCGTGGCCTGTGGTTCTTGTGTGGCCAGTCTGACTCCCCCTCTGCCCCCAGCAGCGACGGGGACACAGACAGCGTCAGCACCATGGTGGTCCATGACGTCGAGgagctctctggcacccagacccCATTCGGGGGAGGGACCATGGTGGTCCAGCGTGTGAGtgccctccccgctctcctccagtgcctgccctccccgccagccccACACCAacaccccctcccgcccccggTTCCTGCAGACCCCCGAAGAAGAGCGAAACCTGCTGCATGCCGATAGCAATGGTTACACGAACCTGCCCGACGTAGTCCAGCCCAGCCACTCGCCCACCGAGGGCAGCAAAGGCCAGAGCCCCCCCTCCAAGGAAGGCACCACGGATGTAAGTGGGCGTGGGAGCAGAGGGACTGACCATGGGCAGGGGCCTGCGAGGCACTGAGCCCTGGCATGCCAGCAGGGAGGCCAGGCTGAACTCTAATATCCTCTGACTGCCGCCTCCCTCCTCATAGTACCAGTCTCGTGGGTTGGTGAAGGCCCCCGGCAAGAGCTCCTTCACCATGTTCGTAGATCTTGGCATCTATCAGCCTGGAGGCAATGGGGACACCATCCCCATCACAGGTGAGGGTGGCAGCTGGAGGAGTGGGCCCGGCGTCCTGACACCGTGCTAGAAACACCATCCAGCCCCCTGCCGAGGGGCCCTGGTCCTGCCCTGGCCCCGTGACACTGTGCTTGAGCAGCCGAGGGGCCTGGGTGCAGTGGCAGTGAGCGAGTGGCAGACCTCAGGCTCTGGGTTCAGTGTTCTGTCCAGGCCTCTGTTCTTCAGTCGTTTCCGTCCCTTCCTCTCAGCCCAGAGGGGCCAAGACCAAATGTGGGGACTGCAGGGGAGGGATGAAGAAGGAGAGTCTGGGGGCCGCAGCCCAGCCACCTCTCCTCTGCCCGCAGCCCTAGTGGGCGGAGAGGGAAGTCGGCTCGATCAGCTGCAGTATGACGTGAGGAAGGGCTCGGTGGTGAACGTGAATCCCACCAACACCCGGGCCCACAGCGAGACCCCCGAGATCCGGAAGTACAAGAAGCGATTCAATTCCGAGATCCTCTGCGCGGCCCTTTGGGGTAAGCCAGGGCTGCGAGAGCCACGGGGCCCCTAGTGGGGCTCCTCTGTCCCCGGTCAGGTGAGGGCCTGGCTCTGCCTCTGATCTGCCCAAGGGCTGCTCTTCCAGGGGTCAACCTGCTGGTGGGCACGGAGAACGGGCTGATGCTGCTGGACCGTAGCGGGCAGGGCAAGGTGTACGGGCTCATTGGGCGGCGGCGCTTCCAGCAGATGGATGTGCTGGAGGGCCTCAACCTGCTCATCACCATCTCAGGTCTGTTGCGGTGGGGGGAATGGGTCCcggcagggggagggggtgctgctgctgctctgttgCCTCAGGCAGTcggggaggaggagggcagggagtCAGCCCAGAGGTGGCCAGCGGGGATAGGCGGGTGGTGAACCGAGACGAGGCCTCAGTCAGTGTGGAAGGGAGTGTGCACGCATGTGTCCTGCAGGGAAGAGGAACAAGCTGCGAGTGTACTACCTGTCGTGGCTGCGGAACAAGATTCTGCACAATGACCCAGAAGTGGAGAAGAAGCAGGGCTGGACCACCGTGGGGGACATGGAGGGCTGTGGGCACTATCGTGTCGGTGAGGGCAGGGCTCGCGGCTTATAGGTAGAGagaagcggggggtgggggggtggggggcggctccGTGGCAGAAtgggccccagggcctggggtttGGGACTGAGGGGTGGCCGCCTCCTGGCTCTTCCCTGCCCGCAGTGAAATACGAGCGTATCAAGTTCCTGGTCATTGCCTTGAAGAGCTCCGTGGAGGTGTATGCCTGGGCCCCCAAACCCTACCACAAATTCATGGCCTTCAAGGTAACCCCAGGCGTAGCCGCCCCACCCCACGCTGCCCAGGGTGGCTTTGCCCCTCTGTGCACTCAGCCCGTTTCTCTCCCCCAGTCCTTTGCTGACCTCCCACACCGCCCTCTGCTGGTTGACCTGACAGTGGAGGAGGGACAGCGGCTCAAGGTCATCTACGGCTCCAGTGCTGGCTTCCATGCAGTGGACGTTGACTCGGGGAACAGCTACGACATCTACATCcctgtccatgtgagtgtggggCGGGGCCAGCTGGCACCACCCCATCTGGCACCAGACCCAGGCACTCCAGcgccccttcctctctcccagatCCAGAGCCAGATCACCCCTCATGCCATCATCTTCCTCCCCAACACTGACGGCATGGAGATGCTGCTGTGCTATGAGGACGAGGGCGTGTACGTCAACACGTACGGGCGCATCATCAAGGATGTGGTGCTGCAGTGGGGAGAGATGCCCACCTCCGTGGGTGAGTGAGGGGCCTACCCTCCCGGCCGCGCATCACCAAGCGGCCCTGGAGTGTGGCCTGGGGGAGGGCCTGGCCCAACAGCCTCCTCACTCTTCCCTCTACGCCGCCTTCCCGCAGCCTACATCTGCTCTAACCAGATCATGGGCTGGGGTGAGAAAGCCATCGAGATCCGCTCAGTGGAGACCGGCCACCTGGACGGCGTCTTCATGCACAAGCGAGCCCAGAGGCTCAAGTTCCTGTGTGAACGCAATGACAAGGTGCggctcccctgcctcccccagggccccaccccaacccccatggtgcaggggggcggggaggggggatggCCCAGGGAGGGGCATGGAGGATGGTTGGGTCTTCCTGAAAAGTTTCTGCCtctatgtgaggatggggcagggccctCAGAAATGAATGCTGCAGGCtcgctctgtctctttctctctcagcctctcttctttttcctctcctaGTTGCTGGAGACCCCAGCCCCCAGTGACCTCTTTTTctacccccctctccccccccccaggtatTTTTTGCCTCTGTTCGCTCCGGGGGCAGCAGCCAAGTTTACTTCATGACTCTGAACCGTAACTGCATCATGAACTGGTGACAGGCCCTGGGCTGGGACTGCCCCGACTGGACCCAGCCCTCCCCTGACAGCCAGGCTTCCCAGTCCGCCCCTCTCACCCCTCCCTGGGCTTTTGCTTTTACTGGTTTGATCCACTGGAGCCTGCTGGGAACGTGACCTCTGATCCCTGATGCTTTTGTGATCacgtgaccacccccaccccatccccaataCGCTCTCCCTTGACTGTGCCTGTCCCCGCCTTCTGGGCACAGGCACAGCTTCCGCCTATCAGGCATTGGAGTGGGCCCAgccctccccttcctccactTGAGAGGAGAGTGCTTGGGCTCAGACCCCTTCCCACTGCTGCTGACTGGGCAGGGCCCCCAGCCCTTCATTTGCACGTCAGGGGAGCCGGCTCCCCCCTTGAATGTACCAGACCCTGGGGGGGGTCATTGGGCCCTAGGTCTTATGGGGGTCACCAGGCAGGGGCAGGGACCATTTCCTCATTTTCTGAAAGCACTTTAatgatttcccctcccccccaagcccCAGAGAATGGAGGGGGGACCCTCCACCCCAACCAAAACATTCCTCCCTTTCCAGCCTCCCTTCTCCTTTTCTGGCCTCTGCCCTTCCTTGGTggtgggagggagcagggagctctGGCCCCCAGGCCCCCTTGCTTGCATCTGTACATAGTGTGAGCAGCAAGTAGacccttccctgccctcccctcaaTGTAGTGGCCTTGGACATCCCGTTTGTTAATAAAGACAATTCAACCAGCTCCCACCACTTCCAGCCCCGTTTTCTTTGGCTCTTTCCTGACCCTGGCATTGGCTGGGGTTGGCGTGTAGgggtgggagcggggagagatAATCAGAGTATGCTGAGAGtgttgtgtgtggtggtgggttgAGGGGAAGCTAAGGATAAATGACTCATCGAGGGGCCATCCTCAACCTTAACCCCGAAGAGTAGGGGAGCCCACGGGGAGGGGGCAAGCGGATGCTAAGCAGGCAAGCAGATGGAGAGGCCAGAGGGTTGAGGGGCTGGGGTCCCAGGGAAGCTTGGAAGTCCCCGTGGCTGCTCAGAACCGTGAGCCcagctgtcttggaggaaggccCTCTCCCCGGCCTGGCTGGCCCCTGCACAAAGGTACACACAGCCCCGGAGAGAATTCAGAACGCGGTTTATTTTACTCTCCACCGTGGCGGTGGTGTTTTTCAAACAACGACTTGTTGGCAGGCAGCGCGGGCTCAGGTCTGCAGGCAAGGGGGGAAAGGCAGGATGGGCACCTGGTTGAGGAAGCCCCCGAGGAAGATGAGCCCGGAGCCCAGGCTGAAGAGCACCAGCGCAGCCCAGAAGCAGCAGTAGTCCAGGGCCTTTCCCATGCGCACCCAGTCGGACACCTCCTGAGGAAGGGGTGGGCGACAGCACAGGTGACATGGGGGCGCTGCGCGCGCCAGTGGCACAGGAAGCCAGGCCTCCCCCATGGCCCACCTCGCCACTGGCCTCCTGGTCTCGCGTGCTCTCAGCCACGAAGTTCACAGCATCCACACAGTTGCGCACCTCGGGGGCAGCTGCGCCCAGGCTTTGAcaaagtgcagctggtggggGACAACGGAGGGTGTTACCTGGGACCACCCTGAGGCAGGCACCCTGCACCCCGGGGCCCCATCGCTCACCGGTCCGGGCCCCGTGGCGGTGCCGCTGCCCCTCAAACACCAGTTCGCTCCGAGGCT
This window of the Tenrec ecaudatus isolate mTenEca1 chromosome 10, mTenEca1.hap1, whole genome shotgun sequence genome carries:
- the MINK1 gene encoding misshapen-like kinase 1 isoform X3, coding for MGDPAPARSLDDIDLSALRDPAGIFELVEVVGNGTYGQVYKGRHVKTGQLAAIKVMDVTEDEEEEIKQEINMLKKYSHHRNIATYYGAFVKKSPPGSDDQLWLVMEFCGAGSVTDLVKNTKGNALKEDCIAYICREILRGLAHLHAHKVIHRDIKGQNVLLTENAEVKLVDFGVSAQLDRTVGRRNTFIGTPYWMAPEVIACDENPDATYDYRSDIWSLGITAIEMAEGAPPLCDMHPMRALFLIPRNPPPRLKSKKWSKKFIDFIDTCLIKTYLSRPPTEQLLKFPFIRDQPTERQVRIQLKDHIDRSRKKRGEKEETEYEYSGSEEEDDSHGEEGEPSSIMNVPGESTLRREFLRLQQENKSNSEALKQQQQQLQQQQRDPEAHIKHLLHQRQRRIEEQKEERRRVEEQQRREREQRKLQEKEQQRRLEDMQVLRREEERRQAEREQEYKRKQLEEQRQSERLQRQLQQEHAYLKSLQQQQQQQQQQQQQQLQKQQQQQILPGDRKPLYHYGRGINPADKPAWAREVEERTRMNKQQNSPLAKTKLSSTGPEPPAPQAPPGPPGPLSQTPPMQRPVEPQEGPHKSLVAHRVPLKPYAAPVPRSQSLQDQPTRNLAAFPTSPGPDPAVPAPPATPSARGAVIRQNSDPTSEGPGPSPNPPTWVQPNNEAPPKVPQRTSSIATALNTSGAGAPRPAQAIRASNPDLRRSDPGWERSDSILPASHSHLPQAGSLERNRVGAASKLDTSPVLSPGSKAKPDDHRSRPGRPADFVLLKERTLDEVPRPPKKAMDYSSSSEEVDSSEDEEEEGDGEPSEGSRDTPGARSDGDTDSVSTMVVHDVEELSGTQTPFGGGTMVVQRTPEEERNLLHADSNGYTNLPDVVQPSHSPTEGSKGQSPPSKEGTTDYQSRGLVKAPGKSSFTMFVDLGIYQPGGNGDTIPITALVGGEGSRLDQLQYDVRKGSVVNVNPTNTRAHSETPEIRKYKKRFNSEILCAALWGVNLLVGTENGLMLLDRSGQGKVYGLIGRRRFQQMDVLEGLNLLITISGKRNKLRVYYLSWLRNKILHNDPEVEKKQGWTTVGDMEGCGHYRVVKYERIKFLVIALKSSVEVYAWAPKPYHKFMAFKSFADLPHRPLLVDLTVEEGQRLKVIYGSSAGFHAVDVDSGNSYDIYIPVHIQSQITPHAIIFLPNTDGMEMLLCYEDEGVYVNTYGRIIKDVVLQWGEMPTSVAYICSNQIMGWGEKAIEIRSVETGHLDGVFMHKRAQRLKFLCERNDKVFFASVRSGGSSQVYFMTLNRNCIMNW
- the MINK1 gene encoding misshapen-like kinase 1 isoform X1, with the translated sequence MGDPAPARSLDDIDLSALRDPAGIFELVEVVGNGTYGQVYKGRHVKTGQLAAIKVMDVTEDEEEEIKQEINMLKKYSHHRNIATYYGAFVKKSPPGSDDQLWLVMEFCGAGSVTDLVKNTKGNALKEDCIAYICREILRGLAHLHAHKVIHRDIKGQNVLLTENAEVKLVDFGVSAQLDRTVGRRNTFIGTPYWMAPEVIACDENPDATYDYRSDIWSLGITAIEMAEGAPPLCDMHPMRALFLIPRNPPPRLKSKKWSKKFIDFIDTCLIKTYLSRPPTEQLLKFPFIRDQPTERQVRIQLKDHIDRSRKKRGEKEETEYEYSGSEEEDDSHGEEGEPSSIMNVPGESTLRREFLRLQQENKSNSEALKQQQQQLQQQQRDPEAHIKHLLHQRQRRIEEQKEERRRVEEQQRREREQRKLQEKEQQRRLEDMQVLRREEERRQAEREQEYKRKQLEEQRQSERLQRQLQQEHAYLKSLQQQQQQQQQQQQQQLQKQQQQQILPGDRKPLYHYGRGINPADKPAWAREVEERTRMNKQQNSPLAKTKLSSTGPEPPAPQAPPGPPGPLSQTPPMQRPVEPQEGPHKSLVAHRVPLKPYAAPVPRSQSLQDQPTRNLAAFPTSPGPDPAVPAPPATPSARGAVIRQNSDPTSEGPGPSPNPPTWVQPNNEAPPKVPQRTSSIATALNTSGAGAPRPAQAIRARPRSNSAWQIHLQRRAERGGPQPPGPPVQPPGPPSACSNPDLRRSDPGWERSDSILPASHSHLPQAGSLERNRVGAASKLDTSPVLSPGSKAKPDDHRSRPGRPADFVLLKERTLDEVPRPPKKAMDYSSSSEEVDSSEDEEEEGDGEPSEGSRDTPGARSDGDTDSVSTMVVHDVEELSGTQTPFGGGTMVVQRTPEEERNLLHADSNGYTNLPDVVQPSHSPTEGSKGQSPPSKEGTTDYQSRGLVKAPGKSSFTMFVDLGIYQPGGNGDTIPITALVGGEGSRLDQLQYDVRKGSVVNVNPTNTRAHSETPEIRKYKKRFNSEILCAALWGVNLLVGTENGLMLLDRSGQGKVYGLIGRRRFQQMDVLEGLNLLITISGKRNKLRVYYLSWLRNKILHNDPEVEKKQGWTTVGDMEGCGHYRVVKYERIKFLVIALKSSVEVYAWAPKPYHKFMAFKSFADLPHRPLLVDLTVEEGQRLKVIYGSSAGFHAVDVDSGNSYDIYIPVHIQSQITPHAIIFLPNTDGMEMLLCYEDEGVYVNTYGRIIKDVVLQWGEMPTSVAYICSNQIMGWGEKAIEIRSVETGHLDGVFMHKRAQRLKFLCERNDKVFFASVRSGGSSQVYFMTLNRNCIMNW
- the MINK1 gene encoding misshapen-like kinase 1 isoform X2, whose amino-acid sequence is MGDPAPARSLDDIDLSALRDPAGIFELVEVVGNGTYGQVYKGRHVKTGQLAAIKVMDVTEDEEEEIKQEINMLKKYSHHRNIATYYGAFVKKSPPGSDDQLWLVMEFCGAGSVTDLVKNTKGNALKEDCIAYICREILRGLAHLHAHKVIHRDIKGQNVLLTENAEVKLVDFGVSAQLDRTVGRRNTFIGTPYWMAPEVIACDENPDATYDYRSDIWSLGITAIEMAEGAPPLCDMHPMRALFLIPRNPPPRLKSKKWSKKFIDFIDTCLIKTYLSRPPTEQLLKFPFIRDQPTERQVRIQLKDHIDRSRKKRGEKEETEYEYSGSEEEDDSHGEEGEPSSIMNVPGESTLRREFLRLQQENKSNSEALKQQQQQLQQQQRDPEAHIKHLLHQRQRRIEEQKEERRRVEEQQRREREQRKLQEKEQQRRLEDMQVLRREEERRQAEREQEYKRKQLEEQRQSERLQRQLQQEHAYLKSLQQQQQQQQQQQQQQLQKQQQQQILPGDRKPLYHYGRGINPADKPAWAREVEERTRMNKQQNSPLAKTKLSSTGPEPPAPQAPPGPPGPLSQTPPMQRPVEPQEGPHKSLVAHRVPLKPYAAPVPRSQSLQDQPTRNLAAFPTSPGPDPAVPAPPATPSARGAVIRQNSDPTSEGPGPSPNPPTWVQPNNEAPPKVPQRTSSIATALNTSGAGAPRPAQAIRARPRSNSAWQIHLQRRAERGGPQPPGPPVQPPGPPSACSNPDLRRSDPGWERSDSILPASHSHLPQAGSLERNRVGAASKLDTSPVLSPGSKAKPDDHRSRPGRPADFVLLKERTLDEVPRPPKKAMDYSSSSEEVDSSEDEEEEGDGEPSEGSRDTPGARDGDTDSVSTMVVHDVEELSGTQTPFGGGTMVVQRTPEEERNLLHADSNGYTNLPDVVQPSHSPTEGSKGQSPPSKEGTTDYQSRGLVKAPGKSSFTMFVDLGIYQPGGNGDTIPITALVGGEGSRLDQLQYDVRKGSVVNVNPTNTRAHSETPEIRKYKKRFNSEILCAALWGVNLLVGTENGLMLLDRSGQGKVYGLIGRRRFQQMDVLEGLNLLITISGKRNKLRVYYLSWLRNKILHNDPEVEKKQGWTTVGDMEGCGHYRVVKYERIKFLVIALKSSVEVYAWAPKPYHKFMAFKSFADLPHRPLLVDLTVEEGQRLKVIYGSSAGFHAVDVDSGNSYDIYIPVHIQSQITPHAIIFLPNTDGMEMLLCYEDEGVYVNTYGRIIKDVVLQWGEMPTSVAYICSNQIMGWGEKAIEIRSVETGHLDGVFMHKRAQRLKFLCERNDKVFFASVRSGGSSQVYFMTLNRNCIMNW